In Anolis carolinensis isolate JA03-04 chromosome 4, rAnoCar3.1.pri, whole genome shotgun sequence, the genomic window GtggactgcattggataatacagaacattggatgagcgaagcttggataagcgatattctactgtatatatatgcctGTGCCTTCAAATGGTTTCTGATGTGTGGCAACCCTATTATGAAATTTATTTGGCAAAACCCCATCAATTGTTCAAAAGGGGGAGGCGCATTTGCCTTCatgcaacttgcccaaggtttCCGCACCTGAGcgccagagtcatagtccagcactcaaaccattacaccatgttgGTTCTGAGCTTCTGCCCTAATCCTTTCTGTAATTCCCAGAAGTCCTAGACAGCTTGtctcaggaattctgagagctgaagtccaaaacacatggaggactacaagtttgacaccactgctctaATTCCATCAATAGCTACCAGTGCCACAACATCCCCACCACATGCTTAgtgccagggccggcccaacacggaggccacgtgaggctgccgcctcgggcgcaggcccagGAGGGCGCCAtcaggcgccctggccccgcctcccacgctgcgtgagaggcggggtcagggtgagctgcacgggaggctcccacgcagctcagcctcgccggcctggccttttccagggggccagactgcagcaaaggtccttgcaggccgcgatcacggcctgcaaggacctttgctgcagtctggccccctggaaaaggccagagcgcgctggaagggaggcaaggccccgtctgggcggagcctcgcctcccggcctgagcgccctggccctgcctctcacgctgcatgagaggcggggccaggatgagctgcgtgggggcggggccagggttggcctcgcctcccgcgcagctcagcttgccagtctggccttttccagggggccagactgcagcaaaggtccttgcaggccgtgatcgtggcctgcaaggacctttgctgcagtctggccccctggaaaaggccagactggcaagctgagctgcgcgggaggcggggccaaccctggccctgccccccacgccctggccccgcctctcatgcagcatgagaggcggggccagggcgacctgcgtgggaggcggggccaaccctggcgtgggaggcggggcccgccggcggggcgcaggaggcgggggggcgcaatttcccctccccgctttatataaaaaaatatgtccggccggccctgcttagtGCTATTGATCCCTTTCatttctgtgctggcatgctggCAGTAAAGTGAAGTCAGAGGCTGGGATTCTCCTTTCTGCTCTCCCATTGAGACTTTCCAAGTGgactgttttcattttattttatatcttatgtttatatttctctctttttgtttttaaatgctggaattgtgaaatttcacattgttttattaaaaaaatttaaacactactgtcaggctcacttcaaaggaccagtctgaacacagatcaaagatagctgctctcaaattcaatctttattgaagaatacatgactttggaaaaagtcgagaatgacctaatgtttacatacaatcatttttatcacctctgatgcaacgtaacaccacacgcaaatatcatcatcaaaccccaccccctgtatcacatttctactattcccacacactctaccaattataattgtttacactttcaaccccgagttcccaggctcttctatcttcttctgccaggtgcttccaggattatttatgttatgactccaagtccagggcttggaaattcagccctgggacttggttccatgacatggcgccctctttttctccatcctcctcttcggtgcttctttcatcacaattctgaaataaatcaaacaataactctatgtgtccattttgtccaaagtacccatatactttttcagtaagctgcgatggaatactgggtgtattttccctaaactttttggcaatgccaactggaaagttacttcgttgataacaccctgtattctgaatggtccaatatatttggggcccagttttctcgaaggcagccccaatttgatgttttgggtacttaaccacactaaatctccttcctccaatttatcgccttccatcctttttctgtctgcgaatgttttatactttttgtgtgcttcctttaatgatgcagtcacttgactccagcattctagcatttgagttttccatttccctgcccctgtttcttcattctctgtccatcttggcaactggggcagaggctgtatttcatacccgtaaactacttcaaagggagttttatttgttgcggaatgtatagtcgaattaaaagctagttctgcgaaagtcagccacttagaccagtcattttgtctcatgttagagtacattcgaaggaactgcccaagcgtctgttgagtacgttctactgccccgtttgtcatggggtgaaaagcagaacttagactcctttctgctcctagcatttccaagaatttttcccagaattttgctgtgaactgaacccctctgtcactgaccactctactgggacatccatgaagtttgtaaatatggtttatgtacaattcagctagtttctctgccgatggtagtttcgtcagtgctataaagtgggcctgtttggaaaacaggtctaatactgtccaaatataacgatgtcctttgctaaccggcagttcccccacaaagtccatagctacacattcccaaggcctggtaggttctgctactgtttgtaataatcccattggcttccctcctctcgatttatttctggcacaatcatcacattgaacaacatgattctttatgtccttcctcatccctggccaccaacaatgttttgctattgcctttgttgtttttgtaattcctgtatgaccagcgctctggttattgtgaaaacgatgcaaaatcttaatccttaatattgctgggatatacagtttcttgttcacaaaccagaatccccccttttctgcgttggatgcgatccactgatctccttcgtatgactgtttcagttcttttccccaactattctcCTCGTCGAAtttaataatagcagtgttctctctttgggtctgcgctcttgtactgacagctaagccccattgtttatcagagaatactgttccctcttttgctgtggttatgccttcgtgttgaggcatgcgtgaaagagcatctgccaagacattctgtttcccttggaaaaactttaattggaaatcgaacctgctgaagtattgtgcccatctaatttgtttgggggacaattttcgaggagattttaaatactggaggttcttatggtcagaccaaatttcaaatgggattccgctcccttcgaggaagtgtcgccagcattctaaggcttttaatatggctaatgcttctttttcccatatgggccaacatttttcagtttcactgaacttccgggacaaatatccacaaggttttaagttcccattttgatctttttgcaatagtactgccccgtatgcacagtctgaagcatcgcaatggattatgaaagggctccggatatcggggtgttttaggacgggttcttctgtgaagcatccttttagggtttcaaatgccttttggcattctggcgtccaactcagtttggcgccaggagctttcacttttgctgtctcccctttcccttttgtttttaaaagttcagtaaggggtgcggttatttgcgcaaagccttttatgaacgatctataaaaatttgcaaaccccagaaatgattgcaattgcctccttgtttgaggtactccccattcttttacgtctgatactttagacgggtccatagctaacccttctggagatatccgataccccagaaagtcaatttgagttttattaaattcacatttggacagttttgcatacagctttgcttcccttagtctctgcaaaacttcccggaccaattccacgtgcttttctttatcttcgctcacgatcaagatgtcatcaaggaatatgaatactcctcggtacaacaatgggtgcagtatttcatttataagctgcataaagcaactgccgccattttttaacccaaatggcaaaattttatattcaaaatggccgaatgcgcaggaaaatgcagttttccaagtatcctcgggtttgattcttaatttatgatatgcttcaattaaatccagtttagtaaatatgctccctttcttcaatacggtaattaaatcctttactaagggcatagggtatttattgtccttagtaattgcatttaaatttcgatagtcaatgcacaatcttagagagttgtctttctttctcctaaataacactggggctccgagaggagaattggatggcttaatgaagcctcgcgccaggttcttatcaatatatttcctcaattcctccttctcctgaacagacatgggatacacttttggttttggtaagtttgctcctggggttatttcaatttctacttctatattcctcttgggaggtaatttacttgcctctttctgattgaaaacatccacaaagtctctgtattcaggtggcaatagctgtgggtctatttcccctgcttcatttccctcgtcctcctctcctgctattttgcttatctcccattgcgtttgttgttctttaaatgctaggctctttcctctccaatctacttcaggatttgcctgttcgagccatgggatccctagtattacatggtatgtggcaataggggctatcacaaaggatattcttccttcccatttgcctattttacatgggaccccccgtatttccttcgtagatacttccccagcagcaactgatccatctagctgcgaaaatgcaattggggagtcaagcaacgtctgctggcatttcagcgctcctgctaattccggagttataatgttcctagaacaaccgcaatccacgaatgccctgcaggtggcccgattctctagccccgataggcagattggcactactagcatgcgtttgtctcgactcaccagcctttccggagattctggggctcgcacctcctcctccgctcgtctcccggctgctggcttgggctttgagggttttggcggctcccccttccgggcccaacattctgctgctcgatggcccgtcttcccacatacaaagcatcccggcttgggtttgttgtcatctcctttgaaggggatccccggcctccctccgggcctttcctgcttcctcgtttctcctcgacccctcgccaccggtctttgctggccgccgccgcccctgaaacgctttacttgggccagggtggattcgacgcgccccgctagttgtatccagccctggagtgtttctgggtcgtctctgtgcgctgcccaactgaaaacctcggggcgtagtccctctttgaatatctccactttggtcacttcagaccactctggcaccctttccgcgagatggaggaattcctctgcgtactcgggcaccgttttgtccctctgctttattcctttaagctggtctcgagccctcaattgctctagccggtctctgaaccggttttccagtgcggcgaggaagcggggtactgacctcaggcacgggtcgcgtctggcatgtagttgcacataccagctggctgctcctctctttagtgtgttgccgatggcccgaaccatgcttccttcggaggggaatgtgtgtgcattgtcttccatatatcctctgatgctaatgaggaaaaagttcagttcagatgattcccctccgtattccagtttgagctcttccctcctttgcatccattctgcggcccgttgatgctgtctgggaggcatggggaagggttgcatcgggtttccttggacggcccctttgaacacgccgcgccccactccggcggtcgttccgcgcggctcccgaaattctgccgctgctgtcggcccttccacccatccgaatgcgggcctcgctgtagcccccgcacctcgccttccctcgtcgtacggcacatcctcctcctcttcctggatctccggctcctctccgccttcgtccgccaatccactggacccgatccctggccccagtggtctttccaccccgacgcccattcggggggttggaagtcctgttggagttggcggcctcagagttcccagagcttgctggcgctccacttcgcgcgccattctgtcttggaactccagttcctgccagtattcctcatccccctcgcccctcgccgccacggggctctgcgttgaggcgcgctggcccctctggctccaagcttcttctttacttggctctctctcggcgccatatcgggtgggctccctctggagattctcttccaatagtggcaccaacctccccacggtttccgacagcctggataaattagtttccaggattgataaccgcagggccacggtctccggcatgcttcctccagatccccaactggtttctgcagccgcagagacgcctcttcctcctctgggaatcctctgggtcacgccgttcggcctggggtaccccgtagaggaagctatggcttgcagcgtctcttcccccaacggccgggcccctggcaaaggcctctctgctccatttaggctttgatcgccttctccactcattatcacttcactgcgaatccgcaggagggtgagatcgggattctcgacttaaatgtcaggctcacttcaaaggaccagtctgaacgcagatcaaagatagctgctctcaaattcaatctttattgaagaatacatgactttggaaaaagtcgagaatgacctaatgtttacatacaatcatttttatcacctctgatgcaacgtaacaccacacgcaaatatcatcatcaaaccccaccccctgtatcacatttctactattcccacacactctaccaattataattgtttacactttcaaccccgagttcccaggctcttctatcttcttctgccaggtgcttccaggattatttatgttatgactccaagtccagggcttggaaattcagccctgggacttggttccatgacacacTACTAGTGCTGGAAGGCAGGGTTAGAAGGATATGCAGAGATATAATTGCAGGACCATAACTTGGCAAATTGGCAACACTACACTAATGAAGAGAGGTACAATATCTAGAGAACTCACTATGCTATGTATTTGCTATCAATGATACAACTATAGTGGAATAGTGGGTTTGTGCAAGAAAATCCTCTGTGCTACAATTCACACAATAGTTCAAACATGTACATAAGGAGTGGTTTCAGAAGGAACTATGCTAAAGGACAAAACCACCTTGATATGAGCTTTCCCAATAATAATGTATGACACATTCTCATCTTGCCTTATTATAAACTTCTTGTCAGGATTTCTGTCTTGCCACATCACAGGAGGTGCAGTGGTAGCATGACAGTATCATGATCTCCAGCAAAATAACTGTTAAGGACCACTGATTTTTTAATGAAGTGAAGGAAGTTGTTGCAGCCCAGCTAGGATATTTTAGCTTTAAATGAACATGATATCTATACCCTTTACTACGTTTCTACT contains:
- the LOC134298375 gene encoding uncharacterized protein LOC134298375, which codes for MAREVERQQALGTLRPPTPTGLPTPRMGVGVERPLGPGIGSSGLADEGGEEPEIQEEEEDVPYDEGRRGAGATARPAFGWVEGPTAAAEFREPRGTTAGVGRGVFKGAVQGNPMQPFPMPPRQHQRAAEWMQRREELKLEYGGESSELNFFLISIRGYMEDNAHTFPSEGSMVRAIGNTLKRGAASWYVQLHARRDPCLRSVPRFLAALENRFRDRLEQLRARDQLKGIKQRDKTVPEYAEEFLHLAERVPEWSEVTKVEIFKEGLRPEVFSWAAHRDDPETLQGWIQLAGRVESTLAQVKRFRGGGGQQRPVARGRGETRKQERPGGRPGIPFKGDDNKPKPGCFVCGKTGHRAAECWARKGEPPKPSKPKPAAGRRAEEEVRAPESPERLNCDERSTEEEDGEKEGAMSWNQVPGLNFQALDLES